The proteins below come from a single Falco peregrinus isolate bFalPer1 chromosome Z, bFalPer1.pri, whole genome shotgun sequence genomic window:
- the POLK gene encoding DNA polymerase kappa isoform X1 produces the protein MDDMKKVGNSSCSDGVLLRMGLNDNKAGMQGLDKDKINKIIMETTKGSRFYENELKKDQQVNQRIEKMMQLKEKITAQQLLKAQWQVDKLVMELEQSRNLSSTIVHIDMDAFYAAVEIRDNPELKEKPIAVGSMSMLSTSNYHARRFGVRAAMPGFIAKKLCPHLTIVPLNFEKYSKVSKEVREILAEYDPNFMPVGLDEAYLNIAEHLEERLNWPEEKRRFFFNTESTAEKDKADINMSAKFNEDGYSASPVLFEDNAPLMNDHAEKKDELVQNSVVFGTNAEEAVKEIRFRIEQKTQLTASAGIAPNTMLAKMCSDRNKPNGQYRIDPKRHAVLDFLKDLPIRKVPGIGKVTEKMLKALGIVTCSELYQQRALLSLLFSEASWRNFLDISLGLGSTHLEKDGERKSMSTERTFSEINAAEDQYSLCRELCRDLAQELQKEGLKGKTVTLKLKNVNFEVKTRASTVLSSVSTEEEIFAVAKDLLGTEIDRVAPHPLRIRLMGVRVSGFLSEEEKKYQQKSITSFLKSGKEIGFLRLQSRNSNQEYFRKKSEASFRGSFFDKKRAARQLNSENLSPNETVSKLLFHDRKSSANFVEETKEVTDLQDSNVCKIFTCPVCFEEQSSNNLEELNRHIDECLNGNLDTVEISKYDSSRENTPNFLPQCKNENVDECKPNRTDQLAGRDQSASTSDNPTSNSTEKSAQIISDKPHRERQPSNLCDIGSNVCMKQCLYPKRISQDNEDHFEKTEHTEETSSSYFFEAKDDSVLVCPVCNSEQKTTSLLSFNRHVDICLNEGLVQELKEKNYFPSKTYHMENSNRIGGLSRGQQRTNPSQGTKRSGLTASQSVSKKAKLSNSKHTIEMFFK, from the exons ATGGATGACATGAAGAAAGTTGGTAACAGCTCTTGCAGTGATGGAGTTCTACTTAGAATGGGCCTCAATGATAACAAAGCTGGAATGCAAGGTTTGgataaagacaaaattaataaaatcatcATGGAAACTACCAAG GGTTCCAGATTTTATGAAAATGAACTTAAAAAAGATCAACAAGTTAACCAACGAATTGAAAAAATGATGCagctaaaagagaaaattacagCACAACAGCTCTTGAAAGCACAGTGGCAG GTGGACAAACTTGTGATGGAACTAGAACAGAGCCGTAACCTGAGCAGTACGATTGTACACATTGACATGGATGCCTTCTACGCAGCTGTGGAAATAAGAGACAATccagagctgaaggaaaagcCTATAGCAGTGGGATCAATGAGTATGTTG TCCACCTCAAATTACCACGCTAGGAGATTTGGTGTACGTGCAGCCATGCCTGGATTTATTGCTAAAAAGCTATGTCCACATCTAACTATAGTACCATTAAACTTcgaaaaatacagcaaagtgAGTAAAGAG GTTAGAGAAATACTGGCTGAATATGATCCCAATTTTATGCCTGTGGGTCTAGATGAAGCCTACCTGAACATAGCAGAGCACTTGGAGGAAAGGCTGAACTGGCCTGAAGAGAAGAGAagattcttttttaatacagaaagcactgcagaaaaag ATAAAGCTGATATAAACATGTCTGCAAAATTTAATGAAGATGGCTACTCCGCTTCACCAGTACTGTTTGAAGATAACGCACCTCTCATGAATGACCACgctgaaaaaaaagatgagttgGTGCAAAATTCAGTTGTCTTTGGAACTAATGCAGAGGAAGCAGTGAAGGAAATTCGCTTTAGGATTGAGCAGAAAACTCAACTGACTGCTAGTGCAG gcaTAGCACCGAATACAATGTTAGCAAAAATGTGCAGTGATCGTAATAAACCTAATGGGCAATACAGAATTGATCCCAAGAGACACGCAGTGCTAGACTTCCTAAAAGATTTGCCTATTAGAAAG GTACCAGGTATAGGAAAAGTAACAGAGAAGATGTTAAAAGCCCTTGGAATTGTGACTTGCTCAGAACTTTATCAGCAGAGGGCActactttctcttcttttttcagaagcatcttGGCGTAATTTCTTGGATATTTCCCTTGGTTTGGGTTCAACACATTTGGAAAa ggatggagaaagaaaaagtatgagCACTGAAAG AAcattcagtgaaataaatgcagCAGAAGACCAGTACAGCTTGTGTCGAGAACTCTGCAGAGATCTTGCTCAAGAGCTACAGAAAGAAGGACTTAAG ggTAAAACTGTTACCTTGAAGCTAAAGAATGTGAACTTTGAAGTAAAAACAAGAGCTTCAACTGTCCTGTCTTCTGTTTCTACTGAGGAGGAAATATTTGCTGTTGCTAAAGACTTGTTAGGAACAGAAATTGATAGAGTTGCTCCTCACCCTTTACGGATAAGACTTATgg gTGTACGAGTATCAGGTTTTCTAAGTGAAGAAGAGAAGAAGTACCAGCAAAAAAGCATTACAAGTTTCTTAaagtcaggaaaagaaataggtTTTCTTAGGCTTCAGTCAAGGAATTCCAACcaagaatatttcagaaaaaaatcagaagcatcTTTCAGAGGAAGTTTTTTTGATAAAAAACGAGCTGCAAGGCAACTAAACAGTGAGAATCTTTCTCCAAATGAAACTGTAAGTAAGTTGCTCTTTCATGACAGGAAGTCATCAGCAAATTTtgtggaagaaacaaaagaagtcaCAGACCTCCAGGATTCTAATGTGTGTAAGATCTTCACCTGTCCTGTTTGCTTTGAGGAACAAAGCAGCAATAATTTGGAAGAGCTTAACAGGCATATTGATGAGTGCCTCAATGGGAATCTTGATACCGTGGAAATATCCAAGTATGACAGTTCAAGAGAAAATACACCTAACTTTCTTCCacaatgtaaaaatgaaaatgttgatgAATGTAAACCAAATAGAACAGATCAATTAGCAGGAAGAGACCAGTCTGCAAGTACATCAGACAACCCTACTAGCAATAGCACAGAAAAATCCGCTCAGATAATATCTGATAAACCTCACAGAGAAAGACAGCCTAGCAATCTCTGTGATATTGGTAGCAATGTGTGTATGAAGCAGTGTCTCTACCCCAAAAGAATTTCACAAGACAATGAAGACCATTTTGAGAAGACTGAACATACAGAAGAAACTAGTTCATCCTATTTCTTTGAAGCCAAAGATGACAGTGTTCTTGTTTGTCCAGTTTGtaattcagaacagaaaacaacGAGTCTTTTGTCATTTAACAGACATGTGGATATCTGCTTAAATGAAGGCCTTGTCCAggagctgaaagaaaagaattattttcctagTAAGACATACCATATGGAAAACTCAAACAGAATTG GAGGTTTAAGCAGAGGACAGCAACGCACAAATCCATCACAAGGAACAAAAAG GTCTGGACTAACAGCTTCACAGTCAGTATCAAAAAAGGCCAAGTTGAGCAATTCCAAGCATAcaattgaaatgttttttaaatga
- the POLK gene encoding DNA polymerase kappa isoform X2, whose protein sequence is MELEQSRNLSSTIVHIDMDAFYAAVEIRDNPELKEKPIAVGSMSMLSTSNYHARRFGVRAAMPGFIAKKLCPHLTIVPLNFEKYSKVSKEVREILAEYDPNFMPVGLDEAYLNIAEHLEERLNWPEEKRRFFFNTESTAEKDKADINMSAKFNEDGYSASPVLFEDNAPLMNDHAEKKDELVQNSVVFGTNAEEAVKEIRFRIEQKTQLTASAGIAPNTMLAKMCSDRNKPNGQYRIDPKRHAVLDFLKDLPIRKVPGIGKVTEKMLKALGIVTCSELYQQRALLSLLFSEASWRNFLDISLGLGSTHLEKDGERKSMSTERTFSEINAAEDQYSLCRELCRDLAQELQKEGLKGKTVTLKLKNVNFEVKTRASTVLSSVSTEEEIFAVAKDLLGTEIDRVAPHPLRIRLMGVRVSGFLSEEEKKYQQKSITSFLKSGKEIGFLRLQSRNSNQEYFRKKSEASFRGSFFDKKRAARQLNSENLSPNETVSKLLFHDRKSSANFVEETKEVTDLQDSNVCKIFTCPVCFEEQSSNNLEELNRHIDECLNGNLDTVEISKYDSSRENTPNFLPQCKNENVDECKPNRTDQLAGRDQSASTSDNPTSNSTEKSAQIISDKPHRERQPSNLCDIGSNVCMKQCLYPKRISQDNEDHFEKTEHTEETSSSYFFEAKDDSVLVCPVCNSEQKTTSLLSFNRHVDICLNEGLVQELKEKNYFPSKTYHMENSNRIGGLSRGQQRTNPSQGTKRSGLTASQSVSKKAKLSNSKHTIEMFFK, encoded by the exons ATGGAACTAGAACAGAGCCGTAACCTGAGCAGTACGATTGTACACATTGACATGGATGCCTTCTACGCAGCTGTGGAAATAAGAGACAATccagagctgaaggaaaagcCTATAGCAGTGGGATCAATGAGTATGTTG TCCACCTCAAATTACCACGCTAGGAGATTTGGTGTACGTGCAGCCATGCCTGGATTTATTGCTAAAAAGCTATGTCCACATCTAACTATAGTACCATTAAACTTcgaaaaatacagcaaagtgAGTAAAGAG GTTAGAGAAATACTGGCTGAATATGATCCCAATTTTATGCCTGTGGGTCTAGATGAAGCCTACCTGAACATAGCAGAGCACTTGGAGGAAAGGCTGAACTGGCCTGAAGAGAAGAGAagattcttttttaatacagaaagcactgcagaaaaag ATAAAGCTGATATAAACATGTCTGCAAAATTTAATGAAGATGGCTACTCCGCTTCACCAGTACTGTTTGAAGATAACGCACCTCTCATGAATGACCACgctgaaaaaaaagatgagttgGTGCAAAATTCAGTTGTCTTTGGAACTAATGCAGAGGAAGCAGTGAAGGAAATTCGCTTTAGGATTGAGCAGAAAACTCAACTGACTGCTAGTGCAG gcaTAGCACCGAATACAATGTTAGCAAAAATGTGCAGTGATCGTAATAAACCTAATGGGCAATACAGAATTGATCCCAAGAGACACGCAGTGCTAGACTTCCTAAAAGATTTGCCTATTAGAAAG GTACCAGGTATAGGAAAAGTAACAGAGAAGATGTTAAAAGCCCTTGGAATTGTGACTTGCTCAGAACTTTATCAGCAGAGGGCActactttctcttcttttttcagaagcatcttGGCGTAATTTCTTGGATATTTCCCTTGGTTTGGGTTCAACACATTTGGAAAa ggatggagaaagaaaaagtatgagCACTGAAAG AAcattcagtgaaataaatgcagCAGAAGACCAGTACAGCTTGTGTCGAGAACTCTGCAGAGATCTTGCTCAAGAGCTACAGAAAGAAGGACTTAAG ggTAAAACTGTTACCTTGAAGCTAAAGAATGTGAACTTTGAAGTAAAAACAAGAGCTTCAACTGTCCTGTCTTCTGTTTCTACTGAGGAGGAAATATTTGCTGTTGCTAAAGACTTGTTAGGAACAGAAATTGATAGAGTTGCTCCTCACCCTTTACGGATAAGACTTATgg gTGTACGAGTATCAGGTTTTCTAAGTGAAGAAGAGAAGAAGTACCAGCAAAAAAGCATTACAAGTTTCTTAaagtcaggaaaagaaataggtTTTCTTAGGCTTCAGTCAAGGAATTCCAACcaagaatatttcagaaaaaaatcagaagcatcTTTCAGAGGAAGTTTTTTTGATAAAAAACGAGCTGCAAGGCAACTAAACAGTGAGAATCTTTCTCCAAATGAAACTGTAAGTAAGTTGCTCTTTCATGACAGGAAGTCATCAGCAAATTTtgtggaagaaacaaaagaagtcaCAGACCTCCAGGATTCTAATGTGTGTAAGATCTTCACCTGTCCTGTTTGCTTTGAGGAACAAAGCAGCAATAATTTGGAAGAGCTTAACAGGCATATTGATGAGTGCCTCAATGGGAATCTTGATACCGTGGAAATATCCAAGTATGACAGTTCAAGAGAAAATACACCTAACTTTCTTCCacaatgtaaaaatgaaaatgttgatgAATGTAAACCAAATAGAACAGATCAATTAGCAGGAAGAGACCAGTCTGCAAGTACATCAGACAACCCTACTAGCAATAGCACAGAAAAATCCGCTCAGATAATATCTGATAAACCTCACAGAGAAAGACAGCCTAGCAATCTCTGTGATATTGGTAGCAATGTGTGTATGAAGCAGTGTCTCTACCCCAAAAGAATTTCACAAGACAATGAAGACCATTTTGAGAAGACTGAACATACAGAAGAAACTAGTTCATCCTATTTCTTTGAAGCCAAAGATGACAGTGTTCTTGTTTGTCCAGTTTGtaattcagaacagaaaacaacGAGTCTTTTGTCATTTAACAGACATGTGGATATCTGCTTAAATGAAGGCCTTGTCCAggagctgaaagaaaagaattattttcctagTAAGACATACCATATGGAAAACTCAAACAGAATTG GAGGTTTAAGCAGAGGACAGCAACGCACAAATCCATCACAAGGAACAAAAAG GTCTGGACTAACAGCTTCACAGTCAGTATCAAAAAAGGCCAAGTTGAGCAATTCCAAGCATAcaattgaaatgttttttaaatga